The Acutalibacter muris genomic sequence TGGATATTGCCCGAAGGAGCATAGAGCTGACTGAGGACTTCCTCTTTAATAAGCTGGGATTGCAGTCCACCTTGACGGAGATTGGGATTGACAGCAGAAATTTTGATATAATGGCAGGCAAATCCTGCCATGGGGAAGTGCTAAAGGGGTACAAAGCGCTAACACCGGAGGACGTCCGGAAAATTCTGGAGATGTGCCTGTGAAAGTTATAGTACTGTCAGATGTCCACGCCAATATCTGGGCGCTGGACGCGGTTTTGGAGCAGGAGAGGGAATATGACCTTCTCTGCTTCGCGGGGGATATGATAGACTATGGCACCGACCCCGCCGAAGTGATCGAGCGGTTCCAAAGTTGTTCCAGAGCTGTTTTGGTAAAGGGGAATCACGATGGCAATGCGGTCCGGGTTTTTCATACGGAGGACTTCCGTCATGCACCCGCGGGGCAGTACAAATGGGTCCACCATAATCTGGAGCGGATGACCGGCGAACAGGCAGCCTATATAGATTCTCTCCCTGAAAGCGCCGTGTTTCAGGCGGACGGGTGGGTCTATCTGGTGCAGCACCAGTACCGGCCGGGAAGCTATGAGGTGATCGAATGCCGCCATGTATTTGAGGAGCATTGGAGACGGCATACTCCAAAAGAATATTGGGTCGCTCCCCGACGGCGCATGGTTTTCGGCCACACCCACCGCCAGTGCGTCCATATCCTTGGTGACGGGATGGAGTGGCTCAACCCCGGCAGTGTTTCATACCATCGCCTGGATGATCCGGACAAAGACGCCCGCTATATGGTCATTACCGACGGCAGCATCAAGATGCGCTCCCTGCCCTACCCGAGGGAGCCGCTGCTGAAAGAGACTTTCCGCCAACTGAAAGCCGGCCGCATGGCGGAACAGGAGATGCGTTACTTTTTCTACTATTTTGGAGATGCGCCCGACTTTGATGCACCGCTGCCGGACCATGATTCGGTTAGCGGATGACCGGTTCCATTTGATAGATGCTCAAAAAACGCCATTTGCAGACAATTTCTATACCATTTTCCGCTCTGCCGGTCGTCGCGGTAAAGGTGTAGTGTGTGGTGTATAATGTCGGAGGGATAACATTCTGCAACAGTGAGGTTTGTTCAATATCATTTTTATTTAGCCCAGCCATTCAAATGGCCCCTTATCCCCCTCTGAGTTTTACCAAATTGTAGGGAGGCAGGCCCGAAACGAGTTATTCAAAATAATATTTCCTCCTCAAGAGGCGATATCTGCCTAAAAAATATATAATTGGTAAGCCTGAGCAAATATTTCGGTTGCAAGAATCGCCTCCAAACTGTGTGATATAGTTTGGAGGCGATACTATGTTAAAATTATTTTCTCTCTACCTACACGCTATGGGGAAATCCCCCGGAACAGTTTCAGTTTACTGCCAAAATATCTCGCAATATTTTCGGCGGTGCGAGGAGACATTTGGCGAGCGGCCAAGTCAACTTTACCGGGCCAACGTACTGGAATACATCTCCTATATGCGCAACATCAAGGGCTACAATCCCAAGACCGTCAACCACCACCTGTCTTCCCTACGGAGCTACAACGATTGGCTCATAGAATCCTGTCAGCAGATGGACACCGTCATACTGAAGAACGATTTCATGAAAATCCAGCTTCAGTACGCCAGCCCCAGCAATGTTACCAAGAAGGATGAGGAGGCGTTCCGGCAACGACTTTTGGAGAGCGGCAGCAAACGCGACTACGCCATCGTGACCCTGTTCGCCTACTCCGGCATACGGCGGAGTGAGTGCGCTGACCTCAAGCTGGACCAGGTTGATTTGACTGCCAGGGAAATCCGCGTCATCGGCAAGGGCGACAAGCAGCGGGTGGTATACATTAACGACAAGATCGTTCATGCCATGCGTGAATATCTGAAGGAGCGTAACTCCGACAGTCCATACTTCTTTGTCAGCAGGCAAAGTGAGAAGCTGACCCCATCCAGAATCAACCAGATATTTAACAAATATTCAAATGATATTTCTCCAAAAACTTTGAGATATTTTTTCTGTTCTCATGCTTTGGAAAGCGGATTCTCAATTCACGAGGTCAGTAATTTAGCTGGACACAGCTCTATTCAAGTAACCATGCTCTACACCAACCCAAC encodes the following:
- a CDS encoding tyrosine-type recombinase/integrase, with the translated sequence MLKLFSLYLHAMGKSPGTVSVYCQNISQYFRRCEETFGERPSQLYRANVLEYISYMRNIKGYNPKTVNHHLSSLRSYNDWLIESCQQMDTVILKNDFMKIQLQYASPSNVTKKDEEAFRQRLLESGSKRDYAIVTLFAYSGIRRSECADLKLDQVDLTAREIRVIGKGDKQRVVYINDKIVHAMREYLKERNSDSPYFFVSRQSEKLTPSRINQIFNKYSNDISPKTLRYFFCSHALESGFSIHEVSNLAGHSSIQVTMLYTNPTAQAMKDKANKL
- a CDS encoding metallophosphoesterase family protein, with the protein product MKVIVLSDVHANIWALDAVLEQEREYDLLCFAGDMIDYGTDPAEVIERFQSCSRAVLVKGNHDGNAVRVFHTEDFRHAPAGQYKWVHHNLERMTGEQAAYIDSLPESAVFQADGWVYLVQHQYRPGSYEVIECRHVFEEHWRRHTPKEYWVAPRRRMVFGHTHRQCVHILGDGMEWLNPGSVSYHRLDDPDKDARYMVITDGSIKMRSLPYPREPLLKETFRQLKAGRMAEQEMRYFFYYFGDAPDFDAPLPDHDSVSG